One genomic window of Micromonospora sp. WMMD1128 includes the following:
- a CDS encoding acyltransferase: MRNRYLDLLRFLAILRVVTYHVTGYATLTLVFPAMAVMFALAGSLMAASLGRSGVPAVARRLRRLLPSLWVLAAVFVPAMLLTGLPFSPRVLLWLFPIADPPANYWGGLALSPIWYLRDYLWFVLASPLALWLFRRAPLPTLAVPYALLAAIEFGILLNPPAVLREFGLYFGAWLLGFAHHDGLLRRMRNRVLLPIAAVVGAAGLAWIFTHPGARGYDINDIPLGNALWATAFILVAIGRAPTGVAWVDRVPVLGRAVTVVNRRALTIYLWHMPFVVALTPLVSLVGWSPRDPVGLWLRVGLVFVLVGVVTLLVGWVEDVAARRTPELVPGKRRTASERAAVAPASPASAGGAWAGGGPAGAGPVSPASAGAAGALVGAATRVPAPRRSAERSADHTVQPNDTVQPDRVAD; this comes from the coding sequence ATGCGAAACCGCTACCTCGACCTGCTTCGCTTCCTGGCCATCCTGCGCGTCGTCACCTACCACGTCACCGGCTACGCCACGCTCACGCTGGTGTTCCCCGCGATGGCGGTGATGTTCGCGCTCGCCGGGTCGCTGATGGCTGCGTCGCTGGGCCGTAGCGGCGTCCCCGCCGTGGCGCGCCGGCTGCGGCGGCTGCTGCCCTCGCTCTGGGTGCTCGCCGCGGTCTTCGTGCCGGCGATGCTGCTCACCGGGCTGCCGTTCAGCCCGCGGGTGCTGCTCTGGCTGTTCCCGATCGCCGATCCGCCGGCCAACTACTGGGGCGGGCTGGCCCTCAGCCCGATCTGGTACCTGCGGGACTACCTGTGGTTCGTGCTCGCCTCACCGCTGGCGCTCTGGCTGTTCCGCCGGGCGCCCCTGCCCACGCTTGCCGTCCCGTACGCCCTGCTCGCCGCGATCGAGTTCGGCATCCTGCTGAACCCACCGGCCGTGCTGCGCGAGTTCGGTCTCTACTTCGGCGCCTGGCTGCTCGGTTTCGCCCACCACGACGGCCTGCTGCGACGGATGCGCAACCGGGTGCTGCTGCCGATCGCCGCGGTCGTCGGCGCGGCCGGGCTGGCCTGGATCTTCACCCATCCCGGCGCGCGTGGTTACGACATCAACGACATCCCGCTCGGCAACGCGCTCTGGGCGACGGCGTTCATCCTGGTGGCGATCGGGCGGGCGCCGACCGGCGTGGCCTGGGTCGACCGCGTTCCGGTGCTGGGTCGCGCGGTGACCGTGGTCAACCGGCGTGCGCTGACCATCTATCTCTGGCACATGCCGTTCGTGGTGGCGCTCACCCCGCTCGTGAGCCTGGTGGGCTGGTCGCCGCGCGACCCGGTCGGACTGTGGCTGCGCGTGGGGCTGGTCTTCGTGCTCGTCGGGGTGGTGACGTTGCTTGTCGGCTGGGTCGAGGACGTGGCCGCCCGGCGTACCCCCGAACTGGTGCCCGGCAAACGGCGCACCGCGTCCGAACGGGCGGCGGTCGCCCCGGCGAGCCCGGCCTCGGCCGGCGGTGCTTGGGCCGGCGGTGGCCCGGCCGGCGCTGGCCCGGTGAGCCCGGCCTCGGCCGGCGCGGCGGGCGCGCTTGTCGGCGCCGCGACGCGGGTGCCGGCGCCGCGCCGTAGCGCCGAGCGGTCCGCCGACCACACCGTCCAGCCGAACGACACCGTCCAGCCGGACCGCGTCGCCGACTGA
- a CDS encoding DUF4097 family beta strand repeat-containing protein, which translates to MASLRTAVRPRVVVAATATATLIVLAGCDTLSFRRLDYDQTERTRITRINVDGDGSGDVVVRANGPADQVRIKRVVRYEGGEPDSRYEIKGDELVLPTDCGNRCSISWEVTAPPGVAVRGGTGSGNVDLSEVGAVDFTLSSGDFTVSGASGEVRASTTSGNIHLSEAAGPVRLRARSGDIEARRLTSAVDAEATSGNLTIELDQPAPARLHATSGDVDLAVPEGRYRVRADAKSGDVSLQVTNDPAASLLLDVSATSGNVSVSSR; encoded by the coding sequence ATGGCTTCGCTCCGAACGGCCGTCCGGCCCCGCGTGGTGGTGGCCGCGACCGCGACCGCCACGCTCATCGTCCTCGCCGGGTGTGACACCCTCTCGTTCCGTCGCCTCGACTACGACCAGACCGAGCGCACCAGGATCACCCGGATCAACGTGGACGGCGACGGCTCGGGCGACGTCGTGGTCCGGGCCAACGGTCCGGCCGACCAGGTACGCATCAAACGGGTGGTCCGCTACGAAGGCGGCGAGCCGGACAGCCGGTACGAGATCAAGGGCGACGAGCTGGTGCTGCCCACCGACTGCGGCAACCGGTGCAGCATCTCCTGGGAGGTGACCGCGCCACCGGGCGTGGCGGTTCGCGGCGGCACCGGGTCGGGCAACGTCGACCTCAGCGAGGTCGGCGCGGTGGACTTCACGCTCAGCTCGGGCGACTTCACGGTCAGCGGGGCGAGCGGTGAGGTCCGCGCGTCGACCACCTCGGGCAACATCCACCTGAGCGAGGCCGCCGGCCCGGTCCGGCTGCGGGCCCGCTCCGGTGACATCGAGGCGCGGCGGCTCACCTCCGCGGTGGACGCGGAGGCCACCTCCGGCAACCTCACCATCGAGCTGGACCAGCCGGCCCCGGCCCGGTTGCACGCCACGAGCGGCGACGTCGACCTGGCCGTGCCGGAGGGCCGTTACCGGGTACGGGCCGACGCGAAGTCCGGCGACGTCTCCCTGCAGGTGACGAACGACCCGGCCGCGTCCCTGCTGCTCGACGTCTCGGCGACCAGCGGCAACGTCAGCGTGTCCAGCCGCTGA
- the recO gene encoding DNA repair protein RecO, with protein MAGYRRQLYRDDAVVLRVQKLGESDRIITLFTRRHGRLRAVARGVRRTTSRFGARLEPFGHVDLQLAGDPKGNQGSSLHTVSQVEAIELYGKRFLGDYPRYTAASAIAETAERLTPVEREPSLRLFQLTLGAMKSLARGDHATTLVLDAYLLRGMSFAGWAPALSACAVCGEPGRHRAFSVPAGGAVCPDCRPPGAAHPAPATLLLMSALTSGDWAHADATDTGVRRECSGLVAAHLQWHLERALRSLPLVDRGAPAAGTVPPPGGARPGVVPPRTGAGPAAAGVNREMTE; from the coding sequence GTGGCCGGCTACCGTCGACAGCTCTACCGCGACGACGCGGTGGTGCTGCGTGTGCAGAAGCTGGGCGAGTCCGACCGGATCATCACCCTGTTCACCCGCCGGCACGGCCGGCTGCGCGCGGTGGCCCGGGGCGTCCGACGCACCACCAGCAGGTTCGGCGCCCGGCTGGAGCCGTTCGGGCACGTCGACCTCCAGCTCGCCGGTGACCCCAAGGGCAACCAGGGCAGCTCGCTGCACACCGTCAGCCAGGTCGAGGCGATCGAGCTGTACGGCAAGCGGTTCCTCGGCGACTACCCCCGCTACACGGCGGCCAGCGCGATCGCCGAGACCGCCGAGCGGCTGACCCCGGTCGAGCGGGAGCCGTCGCTGCGGCTGTTCCAGCTCACCCTCGGCGCGATGAAGTCCCTGGCCCGCGGCGACCACGCCACCACCCTCGTGCTCGACGCCTACCTGCTGCGCGGCATGTCGTTCGCCGGCTGGGCGCCGGCGCTGTCCGCCTGCGCGGTCTGCGGCGAGCCGGGCCGGCACCGCGCGTTCTCGGTGCCGGCCGGCGGCGCCGTCTGCCCGGACTGCCGCCCCCCGGGCGCCGCCCACCCCGCGCCGGCCACGCTCCTGCTGATGTCCGCGCTGACCAGCGGCGACTGGGCGCACGCCGACGCCACCGACACCGGCGTACGCCGGGAGTGCAGCGGCCTGGTCGCGGCGCACCTCCAGTGGCATCTGGAGCGCGCGCTACGCTCGCTGCCGCTGGTCGACCGGGGTGCCCCGGCGGCCGGCACGGTCCCGCCGCCCGGCGGCGCGAGGCCGGGTGTGGTCCCGCCGCGCACCGGCGCCGGACCCGCCGCCGCTGGTGTGAACAGGGAGATGACCGAGTGA
- a CDS encoding isoprenyl transferase: MIRSTRATRREPTPPTPHPSGARPPALPAAALPRHIAIVMDGNGRWAKERGLPRTKGHEQGEHSLFDTIEGAIELGVPYLSAYAFSTENWRRSPDEVRFLMGFNRDVIRRRRDQLVDLGVRVVWSGRAGRLWKSVISELQTAEEMSRGNSTLTLQFCVNYGGQAEIADAAAAIARDVAAGKLDPGKVTEKTVARYLYHPEVPEVDLFLRPSGEQRISNFMLWQTAYAELVYLDTLWPDFDRRHLWYACELYAQRDRRFGGALPNPVAPGG; the protein is encoded by the coding sequence GTGATCCGTTCGACGAGGGCGACCCGCCGCGAGCCGACCCCGCCGACCCCGCACCCGTCCGGCGCCCGGCCGCCGGCGCTGCCGGCCGCCGCGCTGCCCCGGCACATCGCCATCGTGATGGACGGCAACGGCCGCTGGGCCAAGGAACGCGGCCTGCCCCGCACCAAGGGGCACGAGCAGGGTGAGCACAGCCTCTTCGACACCATCGAGGGCGCGATCGAGCTGGGCGTGCCCTACCTGTCGGCGTACGCGTTCTCCACCGAGAACTGGCGTCGCTCGCCGGACGAGGTCCGCTTCCTGATGGGCTTCAACCGCGACGTCATCCGCCGCCGCCGTGACCAGCTCGTCGACCTGGGCGTACGGGTGGTCTGGTCGGGCCGGGCCGGGCGGCTCTGGAAGAGCGTGATCTCCGAGTTGCAGACCGCCGAGGAGATGTCCCGCGGCAACTCGACGCTGACGCTCCAGTTCTGCGTCAACTACGGCGGTCAGGCCGAGATCGCCGACGCCGCCGCCGCGATCGCCCGGGACGTCGCCGCCGGCAAGCTCGACCCGGGCAAGGTCACCGAGAAGACGGTGGCGCGTTACCTCTACCACCCCGAGGTGCCCGAGGTCGACCTGTTCCTGCGCCCCTCCGGCGAGCAGCGCATCTCCAACTTCATGCTGTGGCAGACCGCGTACGCGGAACTGGTCTACCTGGACACGCTCTGGCCCGACTTCGACCGCCGTCACCTCTGGTACGCCTGCGAGCTGTACGCGCAGCGGGACCGCCGCTTCGGCGGGGCGCTGCCCAACCCGGTGGCCCCGGGAGGCTGA
- the gndA gene encoding NADP-dependent phosphogluconate dehydrogenase: MAEQATAQIGVTGLAVMGRNLARNLARNGFSVAVHNRSPERTRSLVAEHGDEGTFVPSESLADFVGSLERPRAVIVMVKAGAPTDAVIDELIPLLEEGDIVVDCGNAHFADTRRREEALREHGLHFVGTGVSGGEEGALLGPSIMPGGSAESYQKLGPIFEKIAAQVEGESCCRHVGPDGAGHFVKMVHNGIEYADMQLIAEAYDLLRAGLSASPAEIAEIFREWNGGELESFLIEITADVLGHTDPATGKAFVDVVLDQAEQKGTGRWTVQSALDLGIPITGIAEATFARSLSGHADQREAARRVFPDAGEKWQVEDRDTFVEDVRRALLASKIVAYAQGFDHIRAGSREYDWDIDLGGTATIWRGGCIIRARFLDRIKEAYDGEPDLATLLVAPWFADRVSAGVPGWRRVVADAARAGVPTPAFSSSLAYFDALRAERLPAALIQGLRDNFGAHTYRRVDRDGSFHTLWAGDRSEVEG; the protein is encoded by the coding sequence ATGGCAGAACAGGCGACGGCGCAGATCGGGGTCACCGGTCTGGCGGTGATGGGTCGCAACCTGGCCCGGAACCTGGCCCGCAACGGCTTCTCCGTGGCGGTGCACAACCGGTCGCCGGAACGCACCCGCAGCCTGGTCGCCGAGCACGGCGACGAGGGCACCTTCGTGCCGTCCGAGTCGCTTGCCGACTTCGTCGGCTCGCTGGAGCGGCCGCGTGCGGTGATCGTGATGGTGAAGGCCGGCGCGCCGACCGACGCCGTGATCGACGAGCTGATCCCGCTGCTGGAGGAGGGGGACATCGTCGTCGACTGCGGCAACGCGCACTTCGCCGACACCCGCCGCCGGGAGGAGGCGCTGCGCGAGCACGGGCTGCACTTCGTCGGCACCGGCGTCTCCGGTGGCGAGGAGGGCGCGCTGCTCGGCCCGAGCATCATGCCGGGCGGCTCGGCGGAGTCCTACCAGAAGCTCGGGCCGATCTTCGAGAAGATCGCCGCGCAGGTCGAGGGCGAGTCGTGCTGCCGGCACGTCGGGCCGGACGGCGCGGGCCACTTCGTGAAGATGGTGCACAACGGCATCGAGTACGCCGACATGCAGCTCATCGCCGAGGCGTACGACCTGTTGCGGGCCGGTCTGTCGGCGAGCCCGGCGGAGATCGCGGAGATCTTCCGGGAGTGGAACGGCGGCGAGTTGGAGTCGTTCCTCATCGAGATCACCGCCGACGTGCTCGGCCACACCGACCCGGCGACCGGCAAGGCGTTCGTGGACGTGGTGCTCGACCAGGCCGAGCAGAAGGGCACCGGCCGCTGGACCGTGCAGAGCGCGCTGGACCTGGGCATCCCGATCACCGGCATCGCCGAGGCCACGTTCGCCAGGTCGCTGTCCGGCCACGCCGACCAGCGCGAGGCGGCCCGCCGGGTGTTCCCCGACGCCGGCGAGAAGTGGCAGGTGGAGGACCGGGACACGTTCGTCGAGGACGTGCGCCGCGCGCTGCTGGCCAGCAAGATCGTCGCGTACGCGCAGGGCTTCGACCACATCCGCGCCGGCAGCCGGGAGTACGACTGGGACATCGACCTGGGCGGCACGGCCACCATCTGGCGGGGTGGTTGCATCATCCGGGCCCGCTTCCTGGACCGGATCAAGGAGGCGTACGACGGCGAGCCGGACCTGGCGACGCTGCTCGTCGCGCCCTGGTTCGCCGACCGGGTCAGCGCCGGCGTCCCGGGCTGGCGGCGGGTGGTGGCCGACGCGGCCCGGGCGGGTGTGCCGACGCCGGCCTTCTCGTCGTCGCTCGCCTACTTCGACGCGCTGCGCGCCGAGCGGCTGCCGGCCGCGTTGATCCAGGGTCTGCGGGACAACTTCGGCGCGCACACCTACCGCCGGGTGGACCGGGACGGCTCGTTCCACACCCTGTGGGCGGGCGACCGCTCCGAGGTGGAGGGCTGA
- a CDS encoding MTH1187 family thiamine-binding protein → MLIAFSITPLGVGESVGDLVADAVRVVRESGLPNRTDAMFTTVEGEWDEVMAVVKRAVDTVAAQAPRVSLVLKADLRPGVTEALTAKVAHVEARLAEG, encoded by the coding sequence ATGCTGATCGCGTTCTCGATCACCCCGCTCGGCGTGGGTGAGTCCGTGGGCGACCTGGTCGCCGACGCCGTCCGGGTGGTACGTGAGTCCGGCCTGCCGAACCGGACCGACGCCATGTTCACCACGGTGGAGGGTGAGTGGGACGAGGTGATGGCGGTGGTGAAGCGGGCCGTCGACACCGTCGCGGCCCAGGCGCCCCGGGTCAGCCTGGTGCTCAAGGCCGACCTACGCCCCGGCGTGACCGAGGCGTTGACCGCGAAGGTGGCACACGTGGAGGCGCGGCTCGCCGAGGGGTGA